In the Streptomyces spororaveus genome, CGGAGCAGACCTCGGCTCGGATGGAGCCCTCGGTCAGGGTGCTACGGGTGGTGAACGACGCGCCACAGGTGCAGCTGACCTGGGTCTCGACGTACTCGGGGTGAACATCGCGCTTCAAGGTGTCTCCTAGATTCGGGAGGGCGCCGGGTCGCAGGAGCCGAATTGCGCACTGCGTGAACCGGGGCCGACAGACCAGTCTGCCAGGACCGGGCTGCCTGTCAAAATTCTGAGGACGCTTCCCTCAACGGCAGGGGGTCGCCATCTATTCCGGACCGGCCCCCGGGCCCTGCCGGGAGGGGCACTACTGGACGATCGCCCCGGCGGCGCTCTTGTCCCCGGAGGAGTTCACGGTGGCCTCGGCCGGGATCGGCCGGTCCGCCAGCAGGGCGTCCCAGACCATCTTCGTCTCCTTGGTGAGCGGGACCACGCGGTTCGCGTCGCGGGGGTCCGTGGTCACCGGCAGCGTGATCATCTGCATGTCCTGGGAGTCGATGCCCTGCAGCCCCTGGGCGAAGCCCATGAGGGACTTCACATCGCCGAGCGCCTTGTCGGTGGTGATCGCCTTGGTCGCGGAGTCGGCGAGGCCGAGCAGCTTCTTGGGGTTGTCGAACAGCCCGACGCCCTTCACCTGCTTGATGAGCGCCTTGATGAAGGCCTGCTGGAGCTGTATTCGGCCCAGGTCGCTGCCGTCGCCGACGCTCTTGCGGGTGCGTACGAGGCCGAGGGCCTGCTCACCGTCGAGCCTGTTGGTGCCGGCCGCGAGGTCCAGGTGGCTGGACCCGTCCTTGATCGGCTTGGTGGTGGTCACCTCGACGCCGCCGAGGTTGTCGATGATCTTCTTGAAGCCGGTGAAGTCGACCTCTATGTAGTGATCCATGCGGATCCCCGACATCTTCTCGACGGTCTTGACCGCGCAGGCCGCCCCGCCGACGGTGAAGGCCTCGTTGAACTGCGTGCGCTGCCCGCCGGGGTCGGTCTTGCCGCCCGCGGTCGCGCAGGAGGGCCGGGAGATCATGGTGTCGCGCGGTATGGACACCACGCTGGCCTTCTCGTGGCCCTCGTAGAGGTGGATGATCATCGCCGTGTCGGAGCGGGCGGAGCCGCCGTCGTCCTGGCCGTACTCACCGTTGGCGCCGCCCCGGGAGTCGGAGCCGAGGACGAGGATGTCCATCGAGCCGTTGTCGACGTTCTGCGGGCGGTCGGTGCCGAGCGCCTGGTCGATGTCGACGGTCTTCAGGTTGCCGTTGAACTTGAAGTAGAAGTAGCCGAGGCCCGCTCCCCCCAGCAGGACCACCCCCGCGGCGCTCCAGGCGACGACGGCGAGTGCCTTGCGGCGCTTGGCCGGCTTGCGCCGGCGCCGGGCCTCGGCACGTCCGCCGTGGCCCCTGCTCTCCTCGGTCATGCTCTCCTCAGTCCTGTGTCCGGTCTCCGGTCGTTCCGGACCGCCGTCCACCCCGCGGTTCCTCTGACACAGACGGGCGTACGCCGCGCAGGGTTCCATTCCGGCCCGAACCGCCCGCCTGCGGCGCTCGTACGCGTGTACCCCGAAGTGGCGCCCTTACGCGCGACAGCCCCCGCCGCGGGTGCGGCGGGGGCTGTCGGGTGATGCGCGGGCGGGACGTCAGTCGTCGTTCTTGCCCGACGGGGTCGTCTTCGCGATCTGCATCAGGAACTCGGCGTTCGACTTCGTCTGCTTCATCTTGTCGAGCAGCAGCTCGATCGCCTGCTGCGAGTCGAGCGCGTGCAGCACCCGGCGCAGCTTCCAGACGATGGCGAGCTCCTCCGCGTTGAGGAGGATCTCCTCCTTGCGGGTGCCCGACGGGTCGACGTCGACGGCCGGGAAGATGCGCTTGTCGGCGAGCTTCCGGTCGAGCTTGAGCTCCATGTTGCCGGTGCCCTTGAACTCCTCGAAGATCACCTCGTCCATGCGCGAGCCGGTGTCGACGAGCGCGGTGGCCAGGATGGTCAGCGAGCCGCCGTCCTCGATGTTGCGCGCGGCGCCGAAGAAGCGCTTCGGCGGGTACAGCGCGGTCGAGTCGACACCACCGGAGAGGATGCGGCCGGAGGCGGGCGCCGCGAGGTTGTACGCGCGGCCCAGACGGGTGATGGAGTCCAGCAGGACGACCACGTCGTGACCCAGCTCGACGAGACGCTTGGCGCGCTCGATGGCCAGCTCGGCGACGGTGGTGTGGTCCTCGGCCGGGCGGTCGAAGGTCGAGGAGATGACCTCGCCCTTGACCGACCGCTGCATGTCGGTGACCTCTTCCGGACGCTCGTCGACCAGGACGACCATCAGGTGGCACTCGGGGTTGTTGGTGGTGATCGCGTTGGCGATCGCCTGCATGATCATGGTCTTACCGGTCTTCGGCGGGGCCACGATCAGGCCTCGCTGACCCTTGCCGATCGGCGACACGAGGTCGATGATGCGGGTCGTCAGCACGCCCGGGTCGGTCTCCAGACGGAGCCGGTCCTGGGGGTACAGCGGGGTCAGCTTCTGGAACTCCGGGCGTCCACGGCCGGATTCGGGCGCCATGCCGTTCACCGAGTCCAGACGCACCAGGGCGTTGAACTTCTCGCGGCGCTCGCCGTCCTTGGGCTGGCGCACGGCACCCGTGGTGTGGTCGCCCTTGCGCAGGCCGGCCTTGCGGACCTGGGCGAGGGAGACGTACACGTCGTTGGGGCCGGGCAGGTAGCCCGACGTCCGGATGAACGCGTAGTTGTCGAGGATGTCGAGGATGCCCGCGACGG is a window encoding:
- the rpmE gene encoding 50S ribosomal protein L31; the encoded protein is MKRDVHPEYVETQVSCTCGASFTTRSTLTEGSIRAEVCSECHPFYTGKQKILDTGGRVARFEARFGKGAAKK
- a CDS encoding LCP family protein, translating into MTEESRGHGGRAEARRRRKPAKRRKALAVVAWSAAGVVLLGGAGLGYFYFKFNGNLKTVDIDQALGTDRPQNVDNGSMDILVLGSDSRGGANGEYGQDDGGSARSDTAMIIHLYEGHEKASVVSIPRDTMISRPSCATAGGKTDPGGQRTQFNEAFTVGGAACAVKTVEKMSGIRMDHYIEVDFTGFKKIIDNLGGVEVTTTKPIKDGSSHLDLAAGTNRLDGEQALGLVRTRKSVGDGSDLGRIQLQQAFIKALIKQVKGVGLFDNPKKLLGLADSATKAITTDKALGDVKSLMGFAQGLQGIDSQDMQMITLPVTTDPRDANRVVPLTKETKMVWDALLADRPIPAEATVNSSGDKSAAGAIVQ
- the rho gene encoding transcription termination factor Rho gives rise to the protein MSDTTDLMGAADTSVDTSAPAAGAAPKRRRTGTGLDGMVLAELQQVASGLGIRGTARMRKSQLIEVIKEAQAGSGAPKAAASAAAGTAEAKPKRRATSKARTGEAAAEAPAEKPAAQAQIEIPGQPASDDAPVGERRRRRATAPSGSPEASAPVAVQVEQKTETAPAATAPSEAKAEAATAVSAGQAQGQDGEGRGRRDRRDRGDRAERTDRQRDRRDRGAKADDQGQGGQGQGQGAQGGQGGQGGGRQDRADRQQQGGRGQGQGQQGRQDRQDNGPQDDFDGEDGRRGRRGRYRDRRGRRGRDEFAPSEPQVADDDVLIPVAGILDILDNYAFIRTSGYLPGPNDVYVSLAQVRKAGLRKGDHTTGAVRQPKDGERREKFNALVRLDSVNGMAPESGRGRPEFQKLTPLYPQDRLRLETDPGVLTTRIIDLVSPIGKGQRGLIVAPPKTGKTMIMQAIANAITTNNPECHLMVVLVDERPEEVTDMQRSVKGEVISSTFDRPAEDHTTVAELAIERAKRLVELGHDVVVLLDSITRLGRAYNLAAPASGRILSGGVDSTALYPPKRFFGAARNIEDGGSLTILATALVDTGSRMDEVIFEEFKGTGNMELKLDRKLADKRIFPAVDVDPSGTRKEEILLNAEELAIVWKLRRVLHALDSQQAIELLLDKMKQTKSNAEFLMQIAKTTPSGKNDD